In one Lagopus muta isolate bLagMut1 chromosome 34, bLagMut1 primary, whole genome shotgun sequence genomic region, the following are encoded:
- the NXNL1 gene encoding nucleoredoxin-like protein 1, with product MASLFAGKVLIVNNRDRDEVETERELCLALENRVMLLYFGAAECPQCRSFVPRLKDFFVRLTDEFYVERASQLCLVYVSQDATAQQEEAFLKSMPKRWLSLPFGDEFKRELELRFAVSEVPRVVVLKPNGDVIVGNAVDEITSMGPACFQNWQEAAELVDRNFRLAEDFDDCARRSISDPFRRLKYKLGKGEKSGSEEQKEDGDESS from the exons atgGCTTCTCTGTTCGCTGGGAAAGTATTGATCGTCAACAACAGAGACCGGGATGAGGTGGAGACGGAGAGGGAGCTGTGTTTGGCCCTGGAGAACAGAGTGATGCTGCTGTATTTCGGGGCGGCTGAATGCCCGCAGTGCCGGAGCTTCGTGCCACGGCTGAAGGATTTCTTTGTGAGGTTGACAGATGAGTTCTACGTGGAACGGGCATCGCAGCTGTGTTTGGTGTACGTGTCCCAAGACGCCACCGCGCAGCAAGAGGAGGCCTTCCTGAAGTCCATGCCCAAGAGGTGGCTGTCGTTACCCTTCGGGGATGAGTTCAAGAG GGAACTGGAGCTGCGCTTTGCGGTGTCTGAGgtgcccagggtggtggtgttGAAACCCAACGGGGACGTCATCGTCGGGAACGCCGTGGATGAGATCACCAGCATGGGTCCTGCCTGCTTCCAGAACTGGCaggaggcagctgagctggtggacAGGAATTTCCGACTGGCTGAGGATTTTGATGACTGTGCCAGGAGGAGCATCAGCGACCCCTTCCGGCGCCTCAAGTACAAACTGGGCAAGGGGGAGAAATCCGGGAGTGAAGAGCAGAAGGAGGATGGTGATGAGTCCTCATAG